One window from the genome of Halostella litorea encodes:
- a CDS encoding QcrA and Rieske domain-containing protein, translating to MSRGTDRADDDCDGGCADCADGGHRQSIFTDARASMARRDYAKLFATVGGLTAVGSLAAPLAGLTRVFDRSYTGPVYSDGIYLVDGEGDRIGESALEEGEKLTVFPEPRPGIERAPTLLVRHPEDAYGGETSMEFTVAGYAAYSKVCTHAGCMVSDEEGETLVCPCHFGKFDPTSGASVVGGPPSRALPQLPITLSSDGYLVATGDFEGPVGPGGE from the coding sequence ATGAGCCGGGGGACGGACCGCGCCGACGACGACTGCGACGGGGGCTGTGCCGACTGCGCGGACGGCGGCCACCGCCAGAGCATCTTCACCGACGCGCGGGCGTCGATGGCCCGCCGGGACTACGCGAAGCTGTTCGCCACGGTAGGCGGACTGACAGCCGTCGGGAGCCTCGCCGCGCCGCTGGCCGGCCTGACGCGGGTGTTCGACCGGTCGTACACCGGCCCGGTGTACTCCGACGGCATCTACCTCGTCGACGGCGAGGGCGACCGGATCGGGGAGTCGGCGCTGGAAGAGGGCGAGAAGCTGACCGTGTTCCCCGAACCGCGGCCGGGGATCGAGCGCGCGCCGACGCTGCTCGTGCGCCACCCCGAGGACGCGTACGGCGGCGAGACGAGCATGGAGTTCACCGTCGCCGGCTACGCGGCGTACTCGAAGGTGTGTACCCACGCCGGCTGTATGGTGTCCGACGAGGAGGGCGAGACGCTGGTCTGCCCGTGTCACTTCGGGAAGTTCGACCCGACGAGCGGCGCGTCGGTCGTCGGCGGGCCGCCGTCGCGGGCGCTGCCGCAGCTCCCGATCACGCTGTCCAGCGACGGGTATCTCGTCGCCACTGGCGACTTCGAGGGGCCGGTCGGCCCGGGTGGTGAGTGA
- a CDS encoding cytochrome b: MSRIDRLSERASGASGRAYGWLDDRFDVERGRRFLGKAFPAEDSFLLGEVALVCFLVLVLTGIFLGMFFEPSTTGVEYEGSVQKFQGEEVPESFASVLQITYDVPFGMFIRRMHHWAAHLFVASIGLHMLRVFFTGAYRNPREPNWVVGTGLAGLAMGAAYTGYALPFDEFAATATGIGYNLATSVPLVGDVIGKAVFGGEFPSSATIPRLYFLHVLVIPAAIAVLLAVHMAILVRQKHTEAPRDDDVPGQGARPADGAAAPGEASAGDAGDAPAVSDGGEATVAKEDDTVVVGLPAFPNQAAVSAVVFFLTLAALSALAGFLPVHNIAEYGPNNPAATPELIMPDWFLMWVYGFLKLLPTWMSFTVLGVHVSTEFLGGVVLPTLVFAAVALWPFVDYREEPTHFTASPLDRPWQTAVGVAAVQFIMVASIAGMNNLLGRALGVGTGTVNPILSAALVVVPVVSGLVTYYVLRGGSEAADADTTTEAVDDD; this comes from the coding sequence ATGTCCCGGATCGACCGCCTCTCCGAGCGGGCGTCGGGCGCGAGCGGCCGGGCCTACGGCTGGCTCGACGACCGGTTCGACGTGGAGCGGGGCCGGCGGTTCCTCGGGAAGGCGTTCCCCGCCGAGGACTCGTTCCTGCTCGGCGAGGTCGCGCTGGTCTGTTTCCTGGTGCTCGTGCTGACCGGGATCTTCCTCGGGATGTTCTTCGAGCCGTCGACGACCGGCGTGGAGTACGAGGGCAGCGTCCAGAAGTTCCAGGGCGAGGAGGTGCCCGAGTCGTTCGCGAGCGTCCTGCAGATCACCTACGACGTGCCCTTCGGGATGTTCATCCGGCGGATGCACCACTGGGCGGCCCACCTGTTCGTCGCCTCCATCGGGTTGCACATGCTCCGGGTGTTTTTCACCGGGGCGTACCGCAACCCGCGCGAGCCCAACTGGGTCGTCGGGACCGGGCTCGCCGGGCTGGCGATGGGTGCGGCCTACACGGGCTACGCGCTCCCGTTCGACGAGTTCGCCGCGACGGCGACGGGGATCGGCTACAACCTCGCCACCTCCGTCCCGCTCGTCGGGGACGTGATCGGGAAGGCCGTGTTCGGCGGTGAGTTCCCGTCGAGCGCGACGATCCCCCGGCTGTACTTCCTCCACGTGCTCGTCATCCCGGCGGCCATCGCGGTCCTGTTGGCCGTCCACATGGCGATCCTCGTCCGGCAGAAACACACCGAAGCGCCCCGTGACGACGACGTTCCGGGGCAGGGCGCGCGGCCCGCCGACGGAGCCGCCGCGCCCGGCGAGGCGTCGGCGGGCGACGCCGGCGACGCGCCCGCGGTCAGCGACGGCGGCGAGGCGACCGTCGCGAAGGAGGACGACACCGTCGTGGTCGGGCTGCCGGCGTTCCCGAACCAGGCGGCCGTGAGCGCCGTCGTGTTCTTCCTGACGCTGGCGGCGCTGTCGGCGTTGGCCGGCTTCCTGCCGGTCCACAACATCGCCGAGTACGGCCCGAACAACCCCGCGGCGACCCCGGAGCTCATCATGCCGGACTGGTTCCTGATGTGGGTGTACGGCTTCCTGAAGCTGCTCCCGACGTGGATGAGCTTCACCGTCCTCGGCGTCCACGTGTCGACGGAGTTCCTCGGCGGCGTGGTCCTCCCGACGCTCGTGTTCGCGGCGGTCGCGCTCTGGCCGTTCGTCGACTACCGGGAGGAGCCGACCCACTTCACCGCGAGCCCGCTCGACCGGCCGTGGCAGACCGCGGTCGGCGTCGCGGCGGTCCAGTTCATCATGGTCGCCTCCATCGCGGGGATGAACAACCTGCTCGGCCGCGCCCTCGGCGTCGGGACCGGGACGGTCAACCCGATCCTCTCGGCCGCGCTGGTCGTCGTTCCCGTCGTCTCGGGGCTGGTGACCTACTACGTGCTCCGGGGCGGCAGCGAGGCGGCCGACGCCGACACCACGACGGAGGCGGTCGACGATGACTGA